In Candidatus Nanopelagicales bacterium, a genomic segment contains:
- the hpt gene encoding hypoxanthine phosphoribosyltransferase — protein sequence MDVADMGEDLDRVLIDAEALSSRIAELGQQIGRDYEGRDLLMVGVLKGAVMVMADLARAIPMSVEMDFMAVAAYGYGSSHSGVVRIIKDLDRDIGGRDVLIVEDILDSGLTLSWLMRNLLSRRPASLEVCALVRKPEALEVTVDLKYVGFDVPNEFVVGYGLDFAEKYRNLRVIGTLAPHVYK from the coding sequence ATGGATGTGGCGGACATGGGTGAGGACTTGGATCGCGTCCTCATAGACGCCGAAGCCCTGTCGAGCAGGATCGCTGAGCTTGGGCAGCAGATCGGCCGCGACTACGAGGGCCGGGATCTGCTCATGGTCGGCGTGCTGAAGGGCGCCGTCATGGTGATGGCAGACCTGGCCCGCGCCATTCCGATGTCGGTGGAGATGGACTTCATGGCGGTCGCCGCCTACGGATATGGATCATCGCATTCGGGTGTAGTGCGCATCATCAAGGACCTTGACCGTGACATCGGCGGGCGCGACGTGCTCATCGTCGAGGACATCCTGGACTCTGGGCTCACCTTGTCATGGCTAATGCGGAATCTGCTCAGCCGCCGGCCCGCTTCGCTGGAAGTGTGCGCCCTGGTCCGCAAGCCCGAGGCCCTGGAGGTCACCGTGGATCTGAAGTACGTCGGGTTCGACGTGCCGAACGAGTTCGTCGTCGGGTACGGACTTGATTTCGCGGAGAAGTACCGGAACCTGCGTGTCATCGGCACTCTGGCCCCACACGTCTACAAATGA
- a CDS encoding fibronectin type III domain-containing protein — translation MATAFALNTKALGARPSPRPRSRRLGRLLLGSALIAALAAPGFSSQALASDSTTGELVGTSPDINMFLGTTRVEVGARPNGSFGSDVDAPEPPYYPRSDKSDPILGFRGNPDDCDWSDPDCITQGDFFTPGTPYENWAIQVGGASALYNNDSGTSVAGEFTSVSPSTPSSVWESSSPVDGAVDVRFDYSLPTSSWLVDASVTLTNSSSSTVNDIYFSRGVDPDNCKAETRTTPPPPLCTDRDGVLVTDTYDTLNTVEANGSSGGVALVTATQTDDTYLGLRLASPTAKAYVKDGGFATSGSLEDIYGGADPDYTNTVGQPATYDDVAVYIVDVIPSLDPGESETLYFQYVLKDGAPLPPGAPTSVTATAGDREADVSWTAPGSSGGSPITGYTATASPGGATCTTSGATSCTVTGLDYGTSYTFTVTAENAEGTGSPSEPSNSVTTDNGPALTPAFGTPTSTADGFTVQVSNYDGDFTWGVSASSGSVSIDGSGLVTVTGLDPGESSTVTVTTDRTGYDSGTADVEGTASSASGKKKQRPTHGCVINPAKIPVSGTRKLAKSGCETNADQPPGVKVVAKKRGVQAADWSPPEQFTKPELYCKVRGKKAKATSNAGYGKGFRYCKKGKLMMRTFGDWKKITITWKAPATDTYTKYKHTSRYRR, via the coding sequence ATGGCCACGGCATTCGCGTTGAACACCAAAGCGCTCGGCGCGAGGCCGAGTCCCCGGCCGAGGTCCAGACGGCTGGGGCGTCTACTGCTGGGTAGCGCGCTTATCGCGGCGCTTGCGGCACCCGGATTCTCTTCCCAGGCGCTAGCTTCCGATTCGACCACAGGAGAACTCGTCGGCACATCTCCGGACATCAACATGTTCCTTGGCACGACCAGGGTTGAGGTCGGTGCCCGCCCCAACGGTTCCTTCGGTTCCGACGTGGACGCGCCCGAGCCCCCCTACTACCCTCGCTCAGACAAGTCAGATCCCATTCTCGGCTTTCGCGGCAATCCAGATGACTGTGATTGGTCGGACCCAGATTGCATCACGCAGGGTGACTTCTTCACACCTGGCACACCGTATGAGAACTGGGCGATCCAGGTTGGCGGGGCCAGCGCGTTGTACAACAACGACAGCGGCACTTCAGTGGCGGGTGAGTTCACATCGGTTTCCCCGAGCACGCCAAGCTCGGTCTGGGAGTCCAGCTCTCCGGTCGACGGAGCCGTCGACGTCCGCTTCGACTACTCGCTCCCGACGAGTTCCTGGCTGGTGGATGCTTCGGTCACCTTGACAAACTCGTCCAGCAGCACCGTCAATGACATCTACTTCAGCCGAGGCGTGGACCCAGACAACTGCAAGGCGGAAACCCGAACCACGCCCCCACCGCCGTTGTGCACCGACAGAGATGGCGTCCTTGTCACCGACACCTACGACACCCTGAACACCGTTGAGGCCAATGGATCGTCCGGCGGAGTGGCGCTGGTTACCGCTACGCAGACCGATGACACGTATCTGGGCCTTCGCCTGGCCTCGCCGACAGCCAAGGCCTACGTGAAGGATGGGGGATTCGCCACGAGCGGCAGCTTGGAGGACATCTACGGTGGCGCCGATCCGGACTACACGAACACTGTCGGACAGCCAGCCACCTACGATGACGTGGCCGTCTACATCGTAGACGTGATTCCCAGCCTCGACCCCGGGGAATCCGAGACGCTCTACTTCCAATACGTCTTGAAGGATGGCGCCCCTCTCCCACCGGGCGCTCCGACCTCGGTGACGGCCACAGCGGGTGACCGGGAGGCGGACGTCTCGTGGACCGCCCCAGGCAGCTCGGGCGGGTCACCGATCACCGGCTACACGGCTACCGCCTCACCAGGCGGAGCGACATGCACAACGAGTGGTGCTACGTCTTGCACCGTCACTGGATTGGACTACGGAACCTCCTATACGTTCACCGTCACAGCCGAGAACGCCGAAGGCACTGGGTCGCCGAGCGAACCCAGTAACAGTGTTACGACAGATAACGGTCCGGCCCTAACTCCCGCTTTCGGTACTCCGACTTCGACCGCAGATGGGTTCACGGTTCAGGTAAGCAACTATGACGGTGACTTCACGTGGGGCGTGTCTGCTTCTTCTGGGTCGGTTTCTATCGACGGCTCGGGTCTGGTGACGGTGACGGGTTTGGATCCGGGCGAGTCGTCCACGGTGACGGTTACGACTGACCGCACCGGCTACGATAGTGGCACAGCTGACGTCGAAGGAACCGCGTCAAGCGCCTCGGGCAAGAAGAAGCAGCGGCCGACCCATGGCTGTGTCATCAACCCCGCGAAGATCCCCGTCAGCGGTACGAGGAAGTTGGCGAAGAGCGGCTGCGAAACCAACGCCGACCAGCCGCCGGGGGTCAAGGTCGTGGCGAAGAAGAGAGGGGTCCAAGCCGCTGACTGGTCGCCGCCTGAGCAGTTCACCAAGCCAGAGCTGTACTGCAAGGTTCGAGGTAAGAAGGCCAAAGCCACCAGCAACGCCGGCTACGGAAAGGGCTTCCGCTACTGCAAGAAGGGCAAGCTCATGATGCGCACATTCGGCGACTGGAAGAAGATCACCATCACCTGGAAGGCGCCAGCCACCGACACGTACACCAAGTACAAGCACACCAGCCGCTACCGGCGGTAG
- the nagA gene encoding N-acetylglucosamine-6-phosphate deacetylase yields the protein MSARCFAAERVVLPDGLDEPGWVLVQGSRIADAGRGSAPAPVDESIPGLLLPGFVDIHAHGGGGAEFESADAEQVALAVATHRSHGTTTSFASLVSAHPDAMLSQVAALADMCDDDVIAGIHLEGPWLSPTYKGAHDVTALRDPSPEELESLLAAGRGHVKMVTFAPERAGALATIRFCVDSGVVAAVGHTNATYEEVVAAISAGATVATHLFNAMRPVKHRDPGPIPALTEDPRVTAELIADGIHLVPPAIRFAKRAASGRIVLVTDAMAAAGAAEGVYDLGGLSVTVTDGTARLTESGVIAGSTLTMDSAFRRMVLECDSSVVEASAAASTTGARLMGLDDRGRLARGAYADMCELDGDLRLVRVWRNGALIRG from the coding sequence ATGAGCGCCCGCTGCTTCGCCGCTGAGCGGGTCGTGTTGCCCGATGGGCTCGACGAGCCCGGTTGGGTTCTCGTTCAGGGATCCAGGATCGCCGATGCCGGGCGCGGCTCTGCTCCCGCGCCGGTTGACGAGTCCATTCCTGGGCTGCTGCTGCCTGGGTTCGTTGACATCCACGCCCATGGCGGTGGCGGTGCGGAGTTCGAGTCCGCCGATGCGGAGCAAGTAGCGCTCGCGGTGGCCACGCATCGGAGCCACGGCACGACTACATCGTTCGCCAGTCTGGTCTCGGCGCATCCGGACGCCATGCTCAGCCAAGTGGCGGCGCTGGCGGACATGTGCGACGACGACGTCATCGCCGGGATTCACCTTGAGGGGCCGTGGCTGTCGCCGACATACAAAGGTGCCCATGACGTGACCGCTTTGCGGGACCCGTCGCCCGAGGAACTCGAATCGCTGCTGGCCGCGGGCCGGGGCCACGTCAAGATGGTGACCTTCGCTCCCGAACGCGCGGGCGCCCTGGCCACGATCAGGTTCTGTGTCGACAGTGGGGTTGTCGCCGCCGTCGGTCACACCAACGCCACGTATGAAGAAGTTGTCGCGGCCATCTCGGCGGGGGCGACTGTCGCGACGCACCTGTTCAACGCGATGCGGCCGGTGAAGCACCGCGACCCCGGGCCGATCCCCGCGCTGACTGAGGATCCGCGCGTGACGGCGGAACTCATCGCCGACGGTATCCACCTGGTTCCGCCTGCCATCCGGTTCGCGAAGAGAGCCGCGAGCGGGCGGATCGTTCTCGTGACGGACGCTATGGCGGCGGCGGGCGCAGCCGAGGGCGTCTACGACCTTGGCGGTTTGTCGGTGACAGTGACTGACGGGACCGCGCGACTGACCGAATCGGGCGTGATCGCGGGATCGACGCTGACGATGGACTCGGCGTTCCGCCGCATGGTGCTCGAGTGCGACTCCTCGGTGGTCGAGGCTTCAGCCGCGGCCAGCACGACCGGCGCACGGCTGATGGGGTTGGACGATCGCGGGCGGCTGGCCCGCGGGGCCTACGCGGACATGTGCGAACTGGATGGCGATCTCAGGCTTGTGCGGGTTTGGCGGAACGGAGCGCTCATCCGAGGGTGA